In a single window of the Pelagibacterium sp. 26DY04 genome:
- a CDS encoding RraA family protein has product MTYDYADTDWNSIERLSKWYSGDIHDVMDKHGTYGHLKGISLFGALAPGQVVCGPAVTVLYEPSTRVGQPQDVYHGAIDGVVKGGIMMVDSSCAEGSGTGELMSTGAKMAGAAATVVHGTARDLAEVRHLDYPLFARGTSPVGVSGRMEPAKAHIDLDIDGVRVRPGDVIFGDISGVVVIPRELVKTIADAADENGKAEASCRARILAGEKLRSVWPVGSTGPV; this is encoded by the coding sequence ATGACTTACGACTACGCCGACACTGATTGGAACTCGATCGAACGGCTATCGAAATGGTATTCGGGCGACATCCATGACGTGATGGATAAGCACGGCACTTATGGCCACCTCAAGGGCATCTCCCTTTTTGGGGCCCTGGCTCCCGGCCAGGTGGTCTGCGGCCCCGCCGTCACTGTGCTTTATGAGCCCAGCACCCGCGTGGGCCAGCCCCAGGACGTCTATCACGGCGCCATCGACGGGGTGGTCAAGGGCGGCATCATGATGGTGGATTCCTCCTGCGCGGAGGGCTCGGGCACCGGCGAATTGATGTCCACCGGCGCCAAGATGGCGGGTGCCGCCGCCACTGTCGTCCATGGCACGGCCCGCGATCTGGCCGAGGTGCGCCACCTCGATTATCCGCTCTTTGCCCGCGGCACGAGCCCGGTCGGGGTGTCGGGGCGCATGGAACCGGCCAAGGCGCATATCGATCTTGACATTGATGGCGTACGCGTCCGGCCCGGCGACGTTATCTTCGGCGATATCAGCGGCGTCGTCGTCATCCCGCGCGAACTGGTCAAGACCATCGCCGATGCCGCCGATGAGAACGGCAAGGCCGAAGCAAGCTGCCGCGCCCGCATCCTGGCCGGCGAAAAGCTCCGCAGCGTCTGGCCCGTCGGCAGCACCGGCCCGGTCTGA
- a CDS encoding peptidylprolyl isomerase, which translates to MTQAKHGDTVRIHYTGRLTDGTRFDSSDGRDPLEFTLGSGQIIQGLDEQVQGMNVGDKQTVTIPADAAYGPHRPEGVQSVPRSQIPDGVDTSVGARLQATGADGRAMTLTVVDTTENAITVDANHPLAGKDLVFDVELVEVL; encoded by the coding sequence ATGACCCAGGCAAAGCACGGGGACACTGTGCGCATCCATTACACCGGACGGCTCACCGACGGCACCCGTTTCGACAGTTCCGATGGCCGTGATCCCCTTGAATTTACTCTCGGATCGGGCCAGATCATCCAGGGCCTGGACGAGCAGGTGCAGGGCATGAATGTCGGCGACAAGCAGACCGTTACCATCCCCGCCGACGCGGCCTACGGCCCCCATCGACCTGAGGGCGTGCAGTCCGTCCCCCGCTCGCAAATCCCTGATGGCGTGGACACTTCCGTCGGTGCCCGCCTCCAGGCGACCGGTGCCGATGGCCGCGCCATGACCCTTACGGTCGTTGACACCACCGAAAACGCCATCACCGTCGATGCCAATCATCCGCTCGCCGGAAAAGATCTGGTGTTCGACGTCGAACTCGTCGAAGTGCTGTAA
- a CDS encoding acyl-CoA dehydrogenase, producing the protein MGNNSGAQGGFVWSDPFLLEDQLSPEERMIRESAAAFAADKLAPRVQDDYLEERVDPTIFADFGAAGLLGATIPEEFGGLGASYVAYGLIAREIERIDSGYRSMMSVQSSLVMYPIHAYGTDDQRRKYLPRLASGEWIGCFGLTEPDAGSDPASMKTRAEKIDGGYRISGAKTWISNSPIADVFVVWAKSAAHGGKVRGFVLEKGTRGLSAPKIGGKLSLRASVTGEIVMDGVEVPEDALLPNAEGMSGPFGCLNRARYGISWGAMGAAEDCWHRARQYGLDRTQFDRPLAATQLFQKKLADMQTEIALGLQASLRVGRLMDEDRMAPEMISIVKRNNCGKALEIARQARDMHGGNGIQIEYHVMRHAQNLETVNTYEGTHDVHALILGRAQTGHQAFF; encoded by the coding sequence ATGGGCAACAACAGCGGCGCGCAGGGCGGTTTCGTCTGGTCGGATCCCTTTCTGCTCGAGGATCAGCTTTCTCCCGAAGAGCGCATGATAAGGGAGTCCGCCGCCGCCTTTGCTGCCGATAAGCTCGCCCCCCGGGTCCAGGACGATTATCTCGAGGAACGCGTCGATCCCACGATCTTTGCCGATTTTGGCGCCGCCGGGCTGCTCGGTGCCACCATACCCGAGGAGTTCGGCGGCCTCGGCGCGTCCTATGTCGCCTATGGGCTGATCGCCCGCGAGATCGAGCGCATCGATTCCGGTTACCGCTCCATGATGAGCGTCCAATCCTCGCTCGTCATGTATCCCATTCACGCCTATGGCACCGACGACCAGCGCCGCAAATATCTCCCCAGGCTTGCCAGCGGCGAATGGATCGGCTGCTTTGGTTTGACCGAGCCCGATGCCGGTTCGGACCCCGCCTCCATGAAGACCCGAGCCGAAAAGATCGATGGCGGCTATCGGATTTCAGGGGCCAAGACCTGGATTTCCAATTCTCCCATCGCCGATGTCTTCGTCGTCTGGGCCAAATCCGCCGCTCATGGCGGCAAGGTCCGCGGCTTTGTCCTTGAAAAGGGCACTAGGGGCCTTTCCGCGCCCAAGATCGGCGGCAAGCTTTCCCTGCGCGCATCGGTCACGGGCGAGATCGTCATGGACGGCGTCGAAGTGCCCGAGGATGCGCTGCTTCCCAATGCCGAAGGCATGAGCGGCCCGTTCGGCTGCCTCAACCGCGCCCGCTACGGCATTTCCTGGGGCGCCATGGGTGCGGCCGAGGATTGTTGGCACCGTGCCCGTCAATATGGGCTCGACCGCACCCAGTTCGACCGTCCGCTGGCCGCCACCCAGCTCTTCCAGAAAAAGCTCGCCGACATGCAGACCGAGATCGCGCTGGGTTTGCAGGCTTCCTTGCGGGTTGGCCGCCTCATGGATGAAGATCGCATGGCTCCGGAAATGATCTCCATCGTCAAGCGCAACAATTGCGGCAAGGCCCTCGAAATCGCCCGTCAGGCCCGCGACATGCATGGCGGCAACGGCATCCAGATCGAATACCACGTCATGCGCCACGCCCAGAACCTTGAGACCGTCAACACCTATGAGGGCACTCATGACGTCCACGCCCTGATCCTGGGCCGGGCCCAAACCGGCCATCAGGCGTTTTTCTGA
- a CDS encoding CaiB/BaiF CoA-transferase family protein translates to MGTPPPPLGKPPLAGLRVVELARILAGPWLGQTLADLGAEVIKVESPQGDDTRYWGPPFIERDDGQGGTETVAAYFHAANRSKRSVVCDFNDPTQLKRLKALIAEADVLVENFKLGGLTRYGLDYPTLAGLNPRLVYCSITGFGQTGPRAAQPGYDFLIQGMSGVMDLTGAPDGEPQKVGVAWIDVFTGLYGAIGVQAALAERERSGRGQHIDISLLDVGVAVLANQAMNYLVSGTSPTRLGNAHPNIVPYQVFPASDGHVIIACGNDRQFASLCKALELSDLASDPRARTNPGRVANREAVCAAIAAATSAHSKSDLIAELEAAGVPCGPINTVAEALSDPQIAARALRIDPEGIPGLRTPLRFSRSPLSLDRAAPLLGDGEWSWSSSRPR, encoded by the coding sequence ATGGGAACCCCACCCCCACCGCTAGGCAAACCTCCGCTCGCAGGCTTGCGCGTTGTCGAACTGGCCCGCATCCTCGCCGGCCCCTGGCTCGGCCAGACGCTCGCTGATCTCGGCGCCGAGGTCATCAAGGTCGAAAGCCCCCAGGGCGACGATACCCGCTATTGGGGGCCGCCCTTTATCGAACGCGATGACGGGCAGGGCGGCACCGAAACCGTCGCCGCCTATTTCCACGCCGCCAACCGCTCCAAGCGGTCGGTGGTTTGCGATTTCAACGATCCCACCCAGCTTAAGCGCCTCAAGGCTCTGATTGCCGAAGCCGATGTGCTGGTCGAGAACTTCAAGCTCGGCGGTCTCACCCGCTACGGGCTCGATTATCCAACCCTTGCCGGCCTCAACCCGCGCCTCGTTTATTGCTCCATCACCGGCTTCGGCCAAACCGGCCCCCGCGCCGCCCAGCCCGGTTATGATTTCTTGATCCAGGGGATGAGCGGTGTCATGGATTTGACCGGCGCGCCGGATGGCGAACCGCAAAAGGTTGGCGTTGCCTGGATCGACGTTTTCACCGGCCTTTACGGCGCCATCGGTGTCCAGGCCGCCTTGGCCGAGCGCGAGCGGTCGGGCAGGGGACAACACATCGACATCTCGCTCCTCGATGTCGGCGTTGCCGTTCTTGCTAATCAGGCGATGAATTACCTCGTCTCGGGCACCAGCCCCACCCGGCTCGGCAACGCCCACCCGAACATCGTCCCCTATCAGGTCTTTCCCGCCTCGGATGGCCACGTCATCATCGCCTGCGGCAATGACCGCCAGTTCGCCTCGCTCTGTAAAGCATTGGAGCTTTCCGATCTCGCCTCCGACCCGCGCGCCAGGACCAACCCCGGGCGGGTCGCCAATCGCGAAGCGGTCTGCGCCGCCATCGCCGCCGCCACATCAGCCCACAGCAAGTCCGATCTGATCGCTGAACTGGAAGCTGCCGGTGTCCCTTGCGGCCCCATCAACACGGTGGCCGAGGCCCTATCCGATCCGCAAATTGCCGCCCGCGCCCTGCGCATCGATCCGGAGGGCATTCCTGGTCTGAGGACTCCCTTGCGCTTTTCCCGCAGCCCTCTCTCGCTCGATCGCGCCGCACCGCTATTAGGGGACGGCGAGTGGAGCTGGTCTAGCTCAAGGCCCAGATGA